From the genome of Brevibacterium sp. JSBI002, one region includes:
- the pspAB gene encoding PspA-associated protein PspAB, which yields MGFFDALLGRSKPKRANLDDLFALPPAALTLQAATGFTPTGVGAVAFRQVEGAAFQTAESESVALIGSDPAASVRQENDGFGFTWQVVADENAEVVNLVTNIHAVNSALVSQGFDTMLLCTTVYFVHPDGRRMALVYQYKRGTFYPFVQLGPKQRDNPLEIQVKGILSNELPFEEDTSNWSALWDAPGMNDTPGSS from the coding sequence ATGGGATTCTTCGACGCACTGCTCGGCCGGTCCAAACCGAAACGGGCCAACCTCGACGACCTCTTCGCCCTGCCGCCGGCGGCACTGACGCTGCAGGCCGCAACCGGCTTCACCCCCACCGGCGTCGGAGCCGTCGCCTTCCGTCAGGTCGAGGGAGCCGCGTTCCAAACCGCTGAGTCCGAAAGCGTCGCCCTCATCGGCTCCGACCCGGCCGCCTCGGTGAGGCAGGAGAACGACGGCTTCGGATTCACGTGGCAGGTCGTTGCCGATGAGAACGCCGAGGTGGTCAACCTCGTCACGAACATCCACGCCGTGAACTCGGCGCTGGTCAGCCAGGGCTTCGACACGATGCTGCTATGCACCACCGTATACTTCGTCCACCCCGACGGGCGTCGGATGGCGTTGGTCTACCAGTACAAGCGCGGAACCTTCTACCCGTTCGTGCAATTGGGCCCGAAGCAGCGGGACAATCCCCTGGAGATCCAGGTCAAGGGCATCCTCTCCAACGAGCTGCCGTTCGAAGAGGACACCTCGAACTGGTCGGCACTGTGGGACGCCCCGGGCATGAACGACACCCCGGGGAGCTCCTGA
- a CDS encoding RNA-binding S4 domain-containing protein, whose translation MDTIEIRGDSIRLGQLLKLHGIAEHGAMAKDMIADGEVSVNGEVETRRGATIRPGDRIEALGEVIEVAAEEG comes from the coding sequence ATGGACACGATCGAGATCCGCGGCGATTCGATCAGGCTCGGTCAGCTGCTCAAACTCCACGGAATCGCCGAACACGGTGCCATGGCCAAGGACATGATCGCCGACGGTGAGGTCAGCGTCAACGGTGAGGTCGAGACCCGCCGCGGTGCCACGATCCGTCCCGGCGACCGCATCGAAGCTCTCGGCGAAGTCATCGAGGTGGCCGCCGAGGAAGGCTGA
- a CDS encoding sulfite exporter TauE/SafE family protein, whose protein sequence is MEPVVVLILFAVFLGALSQRVTGMGFGLVSGPFLVLLLDPFSGVILVNICGIVASFSVFVRTFAEVEWPPFRHLALGAVIGTVPGALLSSSMPTPPLQILIGALIIVSLISSLTLGKLGRSIPANLGTRMTAGLFSGAMSAAAGAGGPAVSAYAVLTNWEQRSFAATLQPFLAVGTASAVVMKVIVHGGAWPHLEFGVWIGLGLVLVAGLVGGDRLARHIDVGIARIGMLVLAFGGGIAALVKGLLALV, encoded by the coding sequence GTGGAACCCGTCGTCGTGCTCATCCTCTTCGCCGTGTTCCTCGGCGCATTGTCCCAGCGCGTCACCGGGATGGGATTCGGCCTGGTCAGCGGTCCATTTCTCGTCCTCCTCCTCGACCCGTTCAGCGGCGTCATCCTCGTCAACATCTGCGGAATCGTCGCCTCATTCTCCGTCTTCGTCCGCACCTTCGCCGAGGTGGAATGGCCGCCGTTCCGACATCTTGCCTTGGGCGCGGTGATCGGCACCGTCCCCGGCGCGCTTCTCTCGTCATCGATGCCCACCCCACCGCTGCAGATCCTCATCGGCGCACTCATCATCGTCTCCCTCATCAGCTCGCTGACCTTGGGAAAGCTGGGCCGATCAATCCCCGCGAACCTCGGCACACGGATGACGGCCGGGCTCTTCTCCGGGGCGATGTCGGCGGCAGCCGGCGCCGGGGGACCGGCGGTGAGCGCCTACGCTGTGCTGACGAATTGGGAACAGCGGTCGTTCGCGGCCACTCTGCAGCCCTTCCTCGCCGTCGGGACCGCCTCGGCGGTGGTGATGAAGGTGATCGTCCACGGAGGGGCCTGGCCGCATCTGGAGTTCGGAGTCTGGATCGGGCTCGGTCTCGTCCTCGTGGCAGGCCTTGTCGGCGGTGATCGGCTGGCCCGTCACATCGACGTGGGCATCGCGCGGATCGGGATGCTCGTCCTCGCCTTCGGCGGCGGAATCGCGGCCTTGGTCAAGGGCCTCCTGGCGCTCGTCTGA